A part of Nitrospira sp. SG-bin1 genomic DNA contains:
- a CDS encoding conjugal transfer protein TraL, translating into MATIHLILQGKGGVGKSMIAALIAQYKLAKGKRPLCIDTDPVNASFQAYQSLKVHRLTILQGDEIDPRSFDQLVELVAKAKEDVVIDNGASSFVPLSAYVITNQVPTLLRDMGHQLVVHTVVTGGQALSDTVHGFAQLVKQFPTDVQFVVWLNPYWGPIELEGKSFEQMKAYTTHKDRVSAIVRLPDLKKETFGRDLSDMLQNHLTFDEALASSSITIMARQRLSIIKKQLFEQFSAVPVL; encoded by the coding sequence ATGGCCACGATTCATCTCATTTTACAAGGCAAAGGCGGCGTCGGAAAATCCATGATTGCAGCCTTGATCGCCCAGTACAAACTGGCAAAAGGAAAGCGCCCGCTTTGCATCGATACCGACCCGGTGAATGCGTCCTTTCAGGCCTATCAGAGCTTGAAGGTACACCGCCTCACCATCCTGCAGGGCGATGAGATCGATCCGCGCAGTTTTGATCAGCTCGTGGAGCTCGTGGCGAAGGCCAAAGAGGATGTGGTGATCGACAATGGGGCGAGTTCGTTTGTGCCGCTCTCGGCCTATGTAATCACGAACCAGGTTCCGACCTTGCTGCGTGACATGGGGCATCAGCTGGTCGTGCATACCGTGGTCACGGGAGGACAAGCGTTGTCGGACACGGTGCACGGGTTTGCCCAGCTCGTGAAACAATTTCCGACTGACGTGCAATTCGTCGTGTGGCTGAATCCCTACTGGGGGCCGATTGAGCTGGAGGGCAAATCGTTCGAGCAGATGAAAGCCTATACGACGCACAAGGATCGGGTCTCGGCGATTGTGCGGCTTCCCGATCTCAAAAAAGAAACGTTTGGGCGCGATCTCAGCGACATGCTGCAGAACCATTTGACGTTCGACGAAGCCCTTGCGTCGTCCTCGATCACGATCATGGCACGGCAACGGTTGTCGATCATCAAGAAGCAGCTCTTTGAACAGTTCTCTGCTGTGCCGGTGCTGTGA